The following proteins are co-located in the Microplitis demolitor isolate Queensland-Clemson2020A chromosome 5, iyMicDemo2.1a, whole genome shotgun sequence genome:
- the LOC128667850 gene encoding homeobox protein Hox-A2-like: MSTFDFDFIFNEHNPSLEFQTYASSPESIPSAVSEESSFSPSPSSDGVQFANNPLGNIVKVEEDLEETQGSNSKRRLRTTFSNDQLLYLKQLFAESKYLCRPKRIMTATKLGLQERQIKVWFQNQRMKQKKLEKENEDTNNGKISSFSANNDVKKRSNQLIATEDAKFRRMNTSAGFRPTVHHHLPQNIDSNTKLYNSYFSNTVNYQTAYSGSQQTGNINYTESCSYGNYNTNVYNNDNNCCYSTKNVINSNQNTCSYFSQPVDKDMNCNDYEIYYENSKIGVSDLNLYSIGENQTSEQNLSFSTKSEPSFDFFDDINGSNFLSTVLDV; the protein is encoded by the exons ATGTCTACTTTCGATTTcgactttatatttaatgaacacAATCCATCATTGGAGTTCCAAACTTACGCATCTTCACCAGAAAGTATACCATCAGCTGTCTCAGAAGAATCAAGTTTTTCTCCATCCCCCAGTTCTGATGGAGTCCAGTTTGCTAATAATCCACTGGGAAATATTGTAAAAGTGGAGGAAGATTTAGAAGAAACACAAg gTAGTAACTCAAAAAGAAGACTACGAACTACATTCTCCAACGATCAgcttctttatttgaaacaattaTTCGCCGAGAGCAAATACTTATGTCGTCCAAAAAGAATTATGACCGCAACTAAACTAGGACTCCAAGAAAGACAG ataAAAGTCTGGTTTCAAAATCAACGCATGAAGCAGAAGAAATTAGAGAAGGAAAATGAAGACACCAATAACGGAAAAATCAGTTCATTTTCCGCAAATAACGATGTAAAAAAGAGGAGTAATCAGTTGATCGCCACAGAAGATGCAAAGTTCAGAAGAATGAATACATCGGCTGGATTCAGGCCAACAGTACATCATCATCTACCACAAAATATCGACTCGAACACCAAATtatataatagttatttttcaaataccgTCAACTATCAAACTGCATACAGCGGGAGTCAGCAAACCGGAAATATTAACTACACCGAGAGCTGTAGTTATGGAAACTATAACACCAAcgtatataataatgataacaattgcTGCTACTCAACCAAGAACGTAATTAATAGTAACCAAAACACATGTAGTTATTTTTCACAACCTGTAGATAAAGACATGAATTGTAATGACTATGAAATCTACtatgaaaattctaaaatcgGTGTTAGTGATCTTAACTTATACTCAATCGGAGAAAATCAGACTTCAGAacaaaatttgagtttttctacaaaatctgAACCAtcatttgattttttcgaCGATATCAATGGATCCAATTTTTTAAGCACTGTGCTAGAtgtataa
- the LOC128667851 gene encoding uncharacterized protein LOC128667851: MSTFDFDFIFNEHNPSLEFQTYASSPESIPSAVSKESSFSPSPSSDEVQFANNPLGNIVKVEEDLEETQGSNSKRRLRTTFSNDQLLYLKQLFAESKYLCRPKRIMTATKLGLQERQIKVWFQNQRMKQKKLEKENEDTNNGKISSFSANNDVKKRSNQLIATEDAKFRRMNTSAGFRPTVHHHLPQNIDSNTKLYNSYFSITVNYQTAYSGSQQTGNINYTESCSYGNYNTNVYNNDNNCCYSTKNIKVWFQNQRMKQKKLEKENEDTNNGKISSFSANNDVKKRSNQLIATEDAKFRRMNTSAGFRPTVHHHHHHLPQNIDSNTKLYDSYFSNTVNYQTAYSGSQQTGNINYTESYIQLLSETDVSISDVKYVSLSFVIFPLKMPKKRKSNLSSSSAKARSNKLLRLSETQRERDERLKIQKERKRKVESEIAYERRLADDRARHLITYYNASDERRIHRLSRDRQQHTIARNNESDEHRNQRLTHDREHHTLSRSQESIFDRETRLMIDREHHALQRRSESAFKRDESRAAARNRYYRLKKKKEANLMMENERISALRESEFNDRRTERLSLDRQWHTVHRQLESDSEHQQRLNADKNRQTQRRNIRWQSKLNSGFSYDPSINYKQESDVGPMTKVCNYCNALKWVGESVGLYCSSGKIRLTPLLEPPEPLKSLLDGKHVQSKSFLNAVRSYNNAFQMTSFGANIVSEGNFMPTFKIQGQVYHLIGSLFPESDQPSKFLQIYFIADYNEQINLRMSYNNNLNKNLITDLQNMLLQVNPYVHDFKSALESIPLENKDNYQLVINADRKPISDHKGRYNKPSTNEVAVVLVDQECQKRDIVLSLRTGDLQRISETHRSYDALQYPLIFCRGEDGYNFNIFHSGQQAEDTNKKISALQFYCYRLMMRSNEFNNLHRYRQISNQFWVDMYAKIETERLSFIRNSQKQLRAENYIHLQDALRVESNIDHLGRLVILPSSFTGSPRYMHERTQDAFSYVKKYGRPDLFITMTTNPNWIEITRELYEGQSASDRHDIISRWQKRGLPHAHILLWLEDKVTPNRIDSIIKAEFPNPQEDLDLYNIIKKHMIHGPCGIINSKSPCMKDNRCSKRFPKAFVNETITGEDGYPSYRRRSTEAGGFVAQVKVNGNNIEVDNRWIVPYSPVLSRTFETHLNVEYCSSVQSIKYICKYVNKGSDQATFGLKNENDEITKYQSGRYISTSEATWRIMSFPIHERFPPVVHLDVHLENGQRVYFNTENVIDQITNPKNTTLLAYFQLCREEIFAKTLLYDEVPAYYIFDKQSKVFKRRKRGNPVEGYPGIFKEHVIGRVYTFHPGNTECYFLRLLLHTVRGPTSFKDIRTVNGVVYQSYQAGCKALDLIEDDSHWDETLKEACVTDSPFKLRQLFAIIVVFCHPSDPKELWTKYKKYLYEDYGRKLIRSFPDIDLNLHKEELENRCLIDLENTIISIGGKPLDQYGMPIPNINDNFQINREYLAETSYDKSILMAFTR, encoded by the exons ATGTCTACTTTCGATTTcgactttatatttaatgaacacAATCCATCATTGGAGTTCCAAACTTACGCATCTTCACCAGAAAGTATACCATCAGCTGTCTCAAAAGAATCAAGTTTTTCTCCATCCCCCAGTTCTGATGAAGTCCAGTTTGCTAATAATCCACTGGGAAATATTGTAAAAGTGGAGGAAGATTTAGAAGAAACACAAg gTAGTAACTCAAAAAGAAGACTACGAACTACATTCTCCAACGATCAgcttctttatttgaaacaattaTTCGCCGAGAGCAAATACTTATGTCGTCCAAAAAGAATTATGACCGCAACTAAACTAGGACTCCAAGAAAGACAG ataAAAGTCTGGTTTCAAAATCAACGCATGAAGCAGAAGAAATTAGAGAAGGAAAATGAAGACACCAATAACGGAAAAATCAGTTCATTTTCCGCAAATAACGATGTAAAAAAGAGGAGTAATCAGTTGATCGCCACAGAAGATGCAAAGTTCAGAAGAATGAATACATCGGCTGGATTCAGGCCAACAGTACATCATCATCTACCACAAAATATCGACTCGAACACCAAATtatataatagttatttttcaatcaCCGTCAACTATCAAACTGCATACAGCGGGAGTCAGCAAACCGGAAATATTAACTACACCGAGAGCTGTAGTTATGGAAACTATAACACCAAcgtatataataatgataacaattgcTGCTACTCAACCAAGAAC ataAAAGTCTGGTTTCAAAATCAACGCATGAAGCAGAAGAAATTAGAGAAGGAAAATGAAGACACCAATAACGGAAAAATCAGTTCATTTTCCGCAAATAACGATGTAAAAAAGAGGAGTAATCAGTTGATCGCCACAGAAGATGCAAAGTTCAGAAGAATGAATACATCGGCTGGATTCAGGCCAACAgtacatcatcatcatcatcatctaccACAAAATATCGACTCGAACACCAAATTATATgatagttatttttcaaataccgTCAACTATCAAACTGCATACAGCGGGAGTCAGCAAACCGGAAATATTAACTACACCGAGAGCT ataTACAGTTGTTGAGTGAGACTGATGTTTCTATAAGTGATGTCAA atatGTATCGTTATCATTCGTTatatttccattaaaaatgCCTAAAAAACGAAAATCAAACTTGAGTTCATCATCAGCCAAAGCAAGAAGCAACAAACTTCTTCGCCTATCTGAAACTCAACGTGAACGAGACGAGAGACTGAAAATtcagaaagaaagaaaa AGGAAAGTCGAATCAGAGATAGCTTATGAAAGAAGATTGGCGGATGATCGTGCACGCCACCTTATTACATATTATAATGCATCTGATGAACGACGTATCCACCGATTATCACGTGATCGTCAACAGCACACTATTGCACGCAATAACGAATCAGATGAACATCGTAATCAGAGATTGACTCACGATCGTGAACACCATACTTTATCTCGCTCACAGGAATCTATATTTGATCGTGAAACTCGCCTAATGATCGACCGAGAACATCACGCTCTTCAGCGACGATCAGAATCTGCATTCAAACGCGATGAAAGTAGAGCTGCAGCTAGAAATAGATACTACAggttaaagaagaaaaaagaagCAAATTTAATGATGGAAAACGAAAGAATTTCGGCTCTTCGTGAATCAGAGTTTAACGACAGACGAACAGAAAGATTGTCTTTGGATCGCCAATGGCATACCGTCCATAGACAGTTAGAATCTGATTCAGAACATCAGCAACGATTAAATGCTGATAAGAATAGACAAACTCAGAGACGAAATATCCGTTGGCAATCAAAATTGAATAGTGGTTTCTCCTACGATCCGTCTATTAATTACAAACAGGAATCTGATGTTGGTCCAATGACTAAGGTTTGTAATTACTGTAATGCATTAAAGTGGGTCGGTGAATCTGTTGGATTATACTGTTCATCAGGTAAAATTCGATTAACACCTTTACTTGAACCTCCCGAACCTTTAAAATCTCTGCTGGATGGAAAACACGTTcaatcaaaatcatttttgaacgCTGTAAGGTCTTACAACAATGCTTTTCAGATGACTTCATTCGGTGCAAATATTGTATCTGAGGGAAACTTTATGCCGACTTTTAAAATCCAGGGACAAGTATACCATTTAATTGGTTCATTGTTTCCTGAAAGTGATCaaccttcaaaatttttacagatatattttatagctGATTATAATGAGCAAATTAATCTTCGAATGtcctataataataatttaaataaaaatctcataaCAGACCTACAAAATATGCTCCTTCAAGTAAATCCTTATGTGCATGACTTTAAATCGGCTTTAGAATCTATTCCACTCGAAAACaaagataattatcaattagtaATCAATGCAGACCGTAAACCAATTTCCGATCATAAAGGCCGGTATAATAAGCCTTCTACAAATGAAGTAGCTGTAGTGTTAGTTGATCAAGAGTGTCAAAAGAGAGATATTGTTCTATCTTTGCGTACAGGAGATCTTCAAAGAATAAGTGAGACTCACCGGTCGTATGATGCCCTTCAATATCCACTTATATTTTGTCGTGGAGAAGACggctataattttaatatatttcattctGGACAACAAGCAGAAGacacgaataaaaaaatttcagctttACAATTTTACTGCTACAGACTTATGATGAGATCTAatgagtttaataatttacaccgTTATcgtcaaatttcaaatcaattttgGGTTGATATGTATGCGAAAATTGAAACCGAGCGATTGTCATTTATAAGAAATAGTCAAAAACAACTTAGAGCCGAAAACTATATTCACTTACAAGATGCTTTGCGCGTTGAAAGTAATATTGATCATTTAGGTCGTTTAGTTATTCTCCCATCCAGTTTTACAGGAAGCCCAAGATACATGCATGAGCGAACACAAGATGCATTTAGTTATGTAAAGAAGTATGGTCGTCCTGATCTTTTTATAACTATGACCACTAATCCTAATTGGATAGAAATAACAAGAGAGCTGTACGAAGGGCAATCTGCATCTGACCGGCACGATATTATATCTAGA TGGCAGAAACGAGGTCTTCCTCATGCTCATATTCTCTTATGGCTTGAAGATAAAGTAACACCTAATAGAATAGATAGTATTATAAAAGCAGAATTTCCTAATCCTCAGGAGGATTtagatttatataatattattaaaaaacatatgATTCATGGACCATgtggaataattaattcaaaatctcCGTGTATGAAAGACAATCGTTGTAGTAAACGATTTCCGAAAGCATTTGTAAATGAAACGATAACTGGAGAGGATGGCTATCCATCTTACCGGCGGAGATCAACGGAAGCGGGAGGATTTGTCGCTCAAGTTAAGGTAAATGGAAATAATATAGAAGTAGATAATCGTTGGATCGTCCCTTATTCACCAGTATTATCCCGAACTTTTGAAACACATTTAAATGTCGAGTATTGTAGCAGTGTGCAATCTATAAAATACATTTGTAAATATGTGAATAAAGGAAGTGATCAAGCAACGTTTGgacttaaaaatgaaaacgatGAGATAACGAAATACCAATCTGGGAGATACATTAGTACCTCAGAAGCAACTTGGCGTATAATGTCTTTCCCAATACATGAGAGATTTCCTCCCGTGGTTCACTTGGATGTTCATTTAGAAAATGGACAGCGAGTATATTTCAACACAGAAAATGTTATTGATCAAATTACTAATCCCAAAAACACAACATTATTGGCCTATTTTCAATTATGCCGAGAGGAAATTTTCGCAAAGACACTTTTATATGACGAAGTACCtgcatattatatatttgataaacaATCTAAAGTATTCAAGAGGAGGAAAAGAGGAAATCCTGTTGAAGGTTATCCTGGTATTTTTAAAGAACACGTTATTGGAAGAGTATACACATTTCATCCTGGTAATACAGAGTGTTATTTCTTACGTCTATTACTTCACACCGTTAGAGGCCCAACATCTTTTAAAGATATAAGAACAGTTAATGGTGTGGTATATCAATCATATCAAGCAGGTTGCAAAGCTCTTGATCTTATTGAAGATGACTCCCATTGGGATGAAACTTTAAAAGAAGCGTGTGTTACCGATAGTCCATTTAAACTAAGGCAACTTTTTGCAATTATTGTAGTATTTTGTCACCCTTCTGACCCTAAAGAATTATGgacaaagtataaaaaatatttatatgaagatTATGGaagaaaattgataagaagTTTTCCtgatattgatttaaatttacataaagaagaGCTTGAGAATCGTTGTCTCATAGACTtagaaaatacaattatttctatCGGGGGAAAACCTTTAGATCAATATGGAATGCCGATACcgaatattaatgataattttcagATAAACAGAGAATATCTAGCTGAAACAAGTTATGACAAATCGATACTGATggctttt ACACGTTAG
- the LOC128667852 gene encoding aminopeptidase N-like → MKWQSSNDDNDWFSSETGFNRAIDRFGDEKFKYFIATLFEPVGARNAFPCWDEPGFKAQFEISIKHFPNYTALSNMPEKSHQQLSDGRIISYFERSVKMSPYLLCLAVADYKSIKNVQGNISFYGLEKNLDSLKLALKISENAVKVIEDYTGIPYALPKLDQFTFPEFHTIAMENWGLITYPAPSVMYPNTTLIPKSEQYDSVSSLVAHEVAHQWFGNLVTPVWWDDLWLSESFASYFMYKIIAEIETDRSIMDNVVVENNRHAFDAELSANKPTAVKWLPKDKESIFKMFGSGTYIKGVAVLHMLEHVLTESVFQKGIRQYLKKHQFSAVTSDDLWEVLQETYDNTFTDKPFNIKEFMDPWLEQDGAPIVTVTRNYETGETNVTQKNVQDVDSNIKWKIPINYATESNPDFSSTRPTLWINRDEETITLPNISKDDWIILNIQQREYYRVDYDQENWNRLAKYLIKHHEKIHVVNRAQLLIDALRLIENSPPHLNNLYNITVYLYQEKDFLPWTLIAKFISQTADVFRNTNEEHLFKMYMLFLTEAVSEAKLFDEESLSAVRIRNELAPLLCESGHAKCRSYARKRFSLFLENPSEDAFSSPNGRWIIRFGLKDYNDTMGEMLSSKQGPLTGLVPMSRSQLIGFTDNKKKRDEIMAEIVGPNSNSSTESITHVFQGFLDRSRDDVNYILQVFYDHFEDIEKM, encoded by the exons ATGAAATGGCAAAGTagtaatgatgataatgactGGTTCTCTTCGGAAACAGGATTTAATCGGGCAATCGATCGATTTGGGGATGAGAAATTTAA ATACTTCATTGCGACTCTTTTTGAACCAGTAGGCGCGCGTAATGCCTTTCCATGTTGGGATGAACCTGGTTTTAAAGctcaatttgaaatttctatcAAGCATTTTCCAAACTATACTGCATTATCAAATATGCCAGAAAAAAGTCATCAACAATTGTCTGATGGCAGAATCATATCTTACTTTGAAAGATCTGTAAAAATGTCACCGTATCTTTTATGCCTGGCTGTCGCTGATTACAAGTCTATCAAAAATGTTCAAGGAAATATATCATTCTAcggattagaaaaaaatttagattcaTTGAAACTTGCATTAAAAATCAGTGAAAATGCTGTTAAAGTAATAGAAGATTATACTGGTATACCATACGCGCTGCCAAAATTAGATCAGTTTACTTTTCCAGAATTTCATACCATTGCAATGGAAAATTGGGGTCTCATTACATATCc AGCACCATCTGTGATGTATCCAAACACAAccttgattccaaaatctgaaCAATATGACTCAGTATCATCTTTAGTGGCTCATGAGGTGGCTCATCAATGGTTCGGCAATCTTGTTACTCCTGTTTGGTGGGACGATCTTTGGTTAAGTGAATCATTTGCATCGTATTTTATGTACAAAATAATTGCTGAG ATAGAAACAGACAGATCTATCATGGATAATGTAGTAGTTGAGAACAATAGGCATGCGTTTGATGCTGAATTATCGGCTAATAAACCAACAGCGGTTAAATGGTTACCTAAAGATAAAGAATCCATCTTCAAAATGTTTGGCTCAGGAACATACATAAAGGGTGTTGCGGTTCTACACATGCTGGAACATGTCCTTACTGAAAGCGTCTTTCAAAAGGGAATTCGTCAATACTtgaaaaaaca CCAGTTTAGTGCCGTAACAAGTGACGATCTTTGGGAAGTACTTCAAGAAACTTACGATAACACTTTTACTGACAAGCCATTCAATATTAAAGAGTTTATGGATCCTTGGTTAGAGCAAGATGGAGCTCCAATTGTAACTGTAACTCGAAACTATGAAACGGGAGAAACAAATGTCActcaaaaaaatgttcaagacGTCGATTCCAATATTAAATGGAAAATTCCGATAAACTATGCGACTGAATCAAATCCAGATTTTTCCTCTACCCGTCCAACTCTGTGGATAAATAGAGATGAAGAAACGATTACATTACCTAATATAAGTAAAGACGATTGGATCATTCTTAATATTCAACAACGAG AGTACTATCGAGTTGATTATGACCAAGAAAATTGGAACCGATTAGCCAAATATCTTATCAAACATCacgaaaaaattcatgttGTTAATCGAGCTCAATTGCTCATAGATGCTCTTAGACTCATTGAGAATAGTCCTCCacatctaaataatttatacaacaTAACCGTCTATTTATACCAAGAGAAAGATTTCTTACCGTGGACGCTAATTGCTAAATTCATATCACAAACGGCTGATGTGTTTCGTAATACGAATGAAGAACATCTGTTTAAAATGTACATGCTTTTTCTTACAGAAGCTGTATCTGAAGCAAAACTCTTTGATGAGGAATCGCTATCAGCTGTCCGAATAAGAAATGAACTTGCTCCATTACTTTGTGAATCCGGACACGCTAAGTGTAGATCGTATGCTCGTAAACGTTTCAGTCTATTCTTAGAAAATCCTTCTGAGGATGC ATTTTCATCACCCAATGGGCGTTGGATAATCCGTTTTGGTCTAAAAGATTACAATGACACTATGGGAGAAATGTTGTCATCAAAACAGGGTCCTTTAACAGGTCTTGTTCCTATGTCACGTTCTCAATTAATTGGATTCaccgataataaaaaaaaacgtgatgAAATCATGGCTGAAATAGTTGGGCCCAATTCAAATTCCAGTACAGAATCAATTACTCATGTTTTTCAAGGTTTTCTTGACAGAAGTCGCGATGATGTCAACTATATTTTGCAGGTTTTTTATGATCATTTTgaagatattgaaaaaatgtaa
- the LOC128667770 gene encoding ATP-dependent DNA helicase pif1-like has product MFFIDAPGGTGKTFLINLILSKVRGSGKIALAVASSGISATLLPGGKTAHSMFKIPIDIDRYESPVCNISRNSDKAKVMRDACLIVWDECTMANKKAIEAVDRTLQDLRNNTKRMGGITFLFSGDFRQTLPVITRGTRADEVNASLKRSYLWNNIKKLSLTVNMRVHQGGDPISQKFSNLLLDVGGGNINDENGEVSLPDELCSIVPSIEDLIEKVYPGIRDIKNKEDSWLSERAILCPKNEMVVRINNTIIDKFDANEMVYASINTTINPDDATNYTVDFLNSISVPGLPSHTIKLKIGAPIILLRNLNPPQLCNGTRLRVTKLQKNVIEATILTGSGKGESVFIPRIPLIPNNFPFEFKRIQFPVSLSFTMTINKAQGQTMSITGVDLRTPCFSHGQLYVSLSRVRSNKNVYVCVNGEKTRNVVYTEVLN; this is encoded by the coding sequence atgttttttattgatgcaCCTGGGGGCACAGGAAAaacgtttttaataaatttgatattatctAAAGTTAGAGGTAGTGGTAAAATTGCGCTTGCAGTAGCATCTTCAGGTATCTCAGCAACCCTTTTACCTGGTGGTAAAACGGCCCATTCCATGTTCAAAATACCGATAGACATTGACAGATATGAATCACCAGTTTGTAATATCTCTAGGAATAGTGATAAAGCAAAAGTGATGAGAGATGCATGCTTAATAGTCTGGGATGAATGCACGATGGCCAACAAGAAAGCAATAGAAGCTGTTGACAGAACACTACAAGACTTACGAAACAATACAAAAAGAATGGGGggcataacttttttattttccggtGATTTTCGTCAGACTTTACCGGTAATTACTAGAGGTACAAGAGCTGATGAAGTGAATGCATCTCTTAAACGATCTTATCTAtggaataatattaaaaaactatcaCTAACTGTAAACATGCGAGTCCATCAAGGAGGTGATccaatttctcaaaaattttctaatttattgtTGGATGTAGGGGGTGGAAATATAAACGATGAAAATGGAGAAGTATCTCTGCCTGATGAATTATGTTCAATAGTACCATCTATAGAAGATTTGATAGAAAAAGTATATCCAGGTATaagagatattaaaaataaagaggaCTCGTGGTTATCAGAGAGAGCTATTTTATGTCCTAAAAATGAAATGGTAGTCCGtattaataatactataaTAGATAAGTTTGATGCAAATGAGATGGTTTATGCATCAATCAATACCACGATTAATCCAGATGACGCAACAAACTATACTGTTGACTTCTTAAATTCAATAAGTGTACCAGGACTTCCATCgcatacaattaaattaaaaattggcgctcctataattttattgagaaatttaaatccaCCTCAACTTTGTAATGGTACAAGATTACGAGtcacaaaattacaaaagaatgTTATAGAAGCTACTATATTAACTGGATCAGGAAAGGGTGAAAGTGTATTCATTCCTCGCATACCTCTTATACCTAATAATTTTCCATTCGAATTCAAACGCATTCAATTTCCTGTCAGTCTTTCTTTTACAATGACAATAAACAAAGCTCAAGGACAAACGATGAGCATTACTGGAGTAGATCTTCGAACTCCCTGTTTTTCACATGGACAACTATATGTATCATTATCAAGAGTaagatcaaataaaaatgtatatgtttGTGTCAATGGAGAAAAAACCCGTAATGTAGTCTATACTGAAGtactgaattaa